In a genomic window of Brassica rapa cultivar Chiifu-401-42 chromosome A10, CAAS_Brap_v3.01, whole genome shotgun sequence:
- the LOC103845688 gene encoding translocase of chloroplast 90, chloroplastic encodes MKGFIDWVFDLSNSMASSSRPLLGTAPFSRHHEPHDSHSQAPALPEPVARSEPPCSTSVDVEAHPPISQQQTPLESLHQSSLDLNDKKHNPLAKIGDLQVQFLRLVHRFGQSQNNILVSKVLYRVHLAMLIRAEESELKTVKLKQDKAKTLAKEQESSGVPELDFSLRILVLGKTGVGKSATINSILGQSKSETDAFQPATDRIEEVNGTVSGVKVTFIDTPGLHQPSPSSARKNRKTLLSIKRYVKKRPPDVVLYLDRLDTIDLRYSDYPLLSLITEVLGAALWLNTILVMTHSSVASEGRNMNYESYVGQRVDVVQHYIHQAVSDTKLENPVLLVENHPSCRKNHAGECVLPNGLVWKPQFMFLCVCTKVLGDVQSLLRFRDSIGLGQASGTRTASLPHLLSVFLRRRLSSGGDEAEREIDELMDSELEEEEEDEYDQLPAIRILGKARFEKLSKSQKREYLDELDYRETLYLKKQLKEECRRRKDEKLNEEEEEKSDQAAVPLPEMAGPDSFDSDFPSHRYRSIATSDQWLVRPVYDPQGWDHDVGFDGINIETAVKVKKNLFASANGQVSRDKQRFTIHSETNAAYTTDSRIQTFSVAADVQSSGDDLVYTFHGGTKLKTFKQNTTDLGVGLTSFGGKYYLAGKIEDSLLVGKRVKLTVNAGQMKGSGETAHGGSFEACIRGRDYPVRNEQIGVTVTALSFKKELVLNWGLQTQVRPTRDTNVDVSVNMNNRKMGKINVKLNSSEHWEIALISAFTLFKALVRRKKAVSEITNENEEEL; translated from the exons ATGAAAGGCTTCATAGACTGGGTTTTCGATCTATCCAACTCCATGGCATCCTCTTCTAGACCCCTTTTGGGGACTGCCCCTTTCTCCCGACACCATGAACCACACGATTCCCACT cTCAAGCCCCTGCTTTACCTGAACCAGTGGCACGCTCTGAACCACCATGTTCAACCAGCGTCGATGTAGAAGCTCATCCTCCCATCTCTCAGCAGCAAACTCCACTAGAAAGCTTGCACCAGTCAAGTCTTGATCTCAACGACAAGAAACATAACCCACTAGCAAAGATCGGTGACCTCCAAGTTCAGTTCTTACGCCTCGTTCATAGATTTGGGCAGTCACAGAACAACATCCTAGTCTCCAAGGTTCTGTACCGAGTACACCTCGCGATGCTGATACGAGCCGAGGAGTCAGAACTGAAAACAGTCAAACTTAAGCAAGACAAGGCCAAAACTCTGGCTAAGGAGCAAGAATCGTCCGGCGTACCTGAACTTGATTTCTCACTTCGAATCCTAGTCTTGGGGAAAACAGGCGTTGGCAAGAGCGCGACCATAAACTCTATCTTAGGCCAGTCCAAAAGCGAAACCGATGCTTTCCAACCCGCCACGGATCGCATAGAAGAGGTTAACGGAACCGTTAGTGGAGTTAAAGTAACGTTTATCGACACCCCTGGCTTACACCAACCTTCACCTTCCAGCGCAAGGAAAAACAGAAAGACTCTGCTCTCTATCAAGAGATACGTCAAGAAGCGTCCGCCTGATGTGGTTCTCTACTTGGACCGCCTTGATACGATCGACTTGCGGTACAGTGATTACCCTCTCCTGAGCCTTATAACTGAAGTCTTGGGTGCAGCGTTATGGCTTAACACGATACTTGTAATGACGCATTCTTCAGTTGCTTCTGAAGGACGTAATATGAACTACGAGTCGTACGTTGGCCAGCGTGTGGATGTGGTTCAGCACTATATACATCAGGCTGTGTCTGATACGAAGCTGGAGAACCCTGTGCTGTTAGTTGAGAATCATCCAAGCTGTAGAAAGAATCATGCCGGTGAGTGTGTTCTTCCGAATGGATTAGTGTGGAAGCCTCAGTTTATGTTTCTGTGCGTTTGTACCAAAGTTCTTGGTGATGTACAGTCTCTGCTGAGGTTTCGTGACAGCATTGGTTTGGGACAGGCGAGTGGTACTCGAACAGCTTCTCTTCCTCATCTTCTTTCAGTTTTTCTGCGGCGTCGGTTATCATCAGGTGGAGATGAAGCGGAGAGGGAGATAGATGAGCTTATGGATTCGgagttggaggaggaggaggaagatgagTATGACCAGCTGCCTGCGATCCGGATCCTTGGGAAAGCCCGGTTTGAGAAGCTGTCAAAGTCTCAGAAGAGAGAGTATCTCGATGAGCTTGATTACAGGGAAACTCTTTATCTGAAGAAACAGTTGAAGGAAGAATGTAGAAGACGAAAGGATGAAAAGcttaatgaagaagaagaggaaaagagtGACCAAGCAGCTGTTCCGTTGCCGGAGATGGCTGGTCCAGACagttttgattctgattttcctTCACACCGGTACCGATCCATTGCTACTAGTGACCAGTGGCTTGTGAGACCTGTCTATGATCCTCAGGGATGGGATCACGATGTTGGGTTTGATGGAATAAACATTGAGACGGCTGTAAAAGTGAAAAAGAATCTGTTTGCTTCAGCTAACGGACAGGTGAGCAGAGATAAGCAAAGGTTCACCATCCACTCCGAGACTAACGCAGCTTACACTACAGACTCTAGAATACAGACATTCTCTGTAGCTGCCGACGTCCAATCATCAGGAGACGATCTTGTCTACACGTTTCACGGCGGCACGAAGCTTAAAACATTTAAGCAGAACACAACAGATCTCGGAGTTGGTTTGACATCTTTCGGCGGGAAGTACTACTTAGCTGGAAAGATTGAGGATTCCTTGTTGGTTGGGAAGAGGGTGAAGTTAACAGTAAACGCAGGTCAGATGAAGGGCTCGGGGGAAACAGCGCATGGAGGGAGCTTTGAGGCTTGTATCAGAGGGAGAGATTACCCGGTGAGAAACGAGCAAATCGGTGTGACGGTGACGGCTCTGTCTTTCAAGAAAGAGCTAGTGTTGAACTGGGGGTTACAGACTCAGGTTAGACCAACTCGGGACACGAACGTAGACGTTAGCGTAAACATGAACAACAGGAAAATGGGGAAGATAAACGTGAAACTCAACAGCTCCGAGCACTGGGAGATCGCGTTGATCTCAGCGTTTACGCTTTTCAAGGCGTTAGTACGGAGGAAGAAAGCTGTTAGTGAAATAACAAACGAAAATGAGGAAGAGTTGTGA
- the LOC103845690 gene encoding 40S ribosomal protein S8-1, which yields MGISRDSIHKRRATGGKQKQWRKKRKYEMGRQPANTKLSSNKTVRRIRVRGGNVKWRALRLDTGNYSWGSEAVTRKTRVLDVVYNASNNELVRTKTLVKSAIVQVDAAPFKQWYLQHYGVEVGRKKKNAAASAAKKEGEDGEDAAPAAAAAPEEVKKSNHVQRKIESRQEGRTLDSHIEDQFASGRLLACISSRPGQCGRADGYILEGKELEFYQKKIQKKKGKGAA from the exons ATGG GTATTTCTCGTGACTCCATCCACAAGAGGCGTGCCACTGGAGGCAAGCAGAAGCAATGGAGGAAGAAGCGAAA GTACGAGATGGGGAGGCAGCCAGCTAACACCAAGCTGTCCAGCAACAAGACGGTCAGAAGAATCCGTGTCCGTGGAGGCAACGTCAAGTGGCGTGCGTTGAGGCTCGATACCGGTAACTACTCCTGGGGAAGTGAAGCTGTTACCCGCAAGACCAGAGTCCTTGACGTTGTCTACAATGCCTCCAACAACGAGCTTGTCCGTACAAAGACACTTGTTAAGAGCGCCATTGTCCAGGTTGATGCCGCTCCTTTCAAGCAGTGGTACTTGCAGCACTATGGTGTTGAGGTTGGTCGCAAGAAGAAGAATGCTGCTGCTTCTGCCGCCAAGAAGGAAGGAGAG GATGGTGAGGATGCTGCAccagctgctgctgctgcaccTGAGGAGGTGAAGAAGAGCAATCATGTGCAGAGGAAGATTGAGAGCCGTCAAGAAGGGCGCACTCTTGATTCCCACATTGAGGACCAGTTTGCAAGTGGACGGTTGTTGGCATGCATCTCCTCAAGGCCCGGCCAATGTGGACGTGCTGATGG ATACATTCTTGAAGGCAAAGAGCTTGAATTCTACCAGAAGAAGATTCAGAAGAAGAAGGGCAAGGGTGCCGCTTAA
- the LOC103845687 gene encoding dicer-like protein 4 encodes MCERAVDLSLTQRENKKEKRKREKEITSLGRQSSGKKQKASKPSHLNSHCHTLSSFFPSSTMPDREIGDDASDTNLSSSFSSFASSSSSFSSSYSAAGAWTDDHSAKMEKDPRKIARRYQLELCEKAVEENVIVYLGTGCGKTHIAVMVIYELGPLILSPRKSVCIFLAPTVALVEQQALVIAKSINFKVATHCGGNRTVTTHSDWEREVSENEVLVMTPQILLHNLQHCFIRMEWISLLILDECHHAQEQSNHPYAQILKVFYKTEGVKGPRIFGMTASPVVGKGSFQSENLSKSINSLENLLNAKVYSVESNVQLDGFVSSPIVKVYYYQTAGTEASQSTNIYENMLEDIKQRCLTSLKQQIDNHQTQVLLNMKKLLKRTHDNLIYSLVNLGLWGAIQAARIQLNTDRNVHQEPLEENNKSKICITYLSLAAEVLSSKVAKDENASELISLPALKEPFFSRKLLQLIKILSAFRIEPHMKCIIFVNRIVTARTLSCILNSLKLLESWKSDFLVGLSSGVKSMSRKSMKTILERFQSKELNLLVATKVGEEGLDIQTCCLVIRFDLPETVTSFIQSRGRARMPKSEYAFLVDRGSEKEMDLIENFKVNEDRMNLEITSRTSEETCPRLDDEVYRVHETGACISGGSSISLLYKYCSRLPHDEFFQPKPEFQFKPVDEFGGTICRITLPANAPISEIVSSLLPSIEAAKKNACLKAVYKLHSLGVLNNFLLPDSNEETEDELSDEEFDFDKVEGEACSRGELYEMIVPDLFKQKWDPSKSCVNLQSYYIRFVPHPADRIYKKFGLFMKSPLPIEAETMDFDLHLAHQRSVSVKIFPKGDANFDNDEIRLAERFQEVALKIIFERRELITEFVPLGLQDSFRTSKSTFYLLLPINLDASESVLFVDWATIRSCLSSPIFKAPSGLVEDMDPPVGSHLKLANGCWSIDDVKNSVVFATHKKQFYFVSDICHGRNGFSAIRKSITETHLESIYNSYGVKLKHPLQPLLRLKPLCYVRNLLHNRKRENLEPNELEEYFIEIPPELSQLKIKGLSKDIGSSLSLLPSVMHRMENLLVAIELKHMLSASIPEIAEVSGHRVLEALTTEKCQERFSLERLEVLGDAFLKFAVSRHLFLHHDRLDEGELTRRRSNAVNNSNLFRLATRRNLQVYIRDQAFDPTQFFALGHPCRVTCDEVAMKEVHSLDKVPGLLESSTGEIRCSKGHHWLHKKTIADVVEALVGAFLVDSGFKGAIEFLKWIGINVDFESLQVRDACVASKRYMPLTTCFDLAALESLLGYKFLHKGLLLQAFIHPSYNRHGGGCYQRLEFLGDAVLDYLMTSYFFSVFPKLKPGQLTDLRSLSVNNKALANVAVSFSLQRFLFCDSTYLHDAIKDYTNFVTASPLASGPSEGPKCPKVLGDLIESFLGALFLDCGFDLNHVWRIMLSFLDPVKNLSNLQLSPVKELLEYCQSYKWDQEISATKKDGAFSVELKVTKKSSCLTASATGRNKKESTKKAAQLMLTNLKAHGHIKTSNPLEDVLKNSIRNEAKLIGYDEEPIDVVDRDGLDVENLNIQDSFEEDPVTESKTSETSSSYIIRRVLTNAPPSEKEESLPQKTIKDAGGSIIKTAKSLLRETCVANCWKTPEFVCCEEGPAHLKTFSYKVILEVVDAPNMTLECYGEAKPTKKSASEQAAQAALWCLEHTGFLRR; translated from the exons ATGTGTGAGAGAGCAGTTGACCTCAGCTTGACccagagagaaaataaaaaagaaaaaagaaaaagagaaaaagaaataacTTCGTTGGGGAGGCAAAGCTCTGGGAAAAAGCAAAAAGCAAGTAAGCCAAGCCATCTCAATTCTCACTGCCACACTCTCTCAAGTTTCTTCCCTTCTTCAACCATGCCGGACCGCGAAATCGGCGACGATGCTTCTGACACTAACCTCTCCTCTTCCTTCTCTTCCTTCgcgtcttcctcctcctccttctcttcCTCCTACTCCGCTGCTGGCGCTTGGACGGATGATCACTCCGCCAAAATGGAGAAAGATCCTAGAAAAATCGCCAGGAG GTATCAGCTGGAGCTGTGCGAGAAAGCAGTGGAGGAGAACGTTATCGTGTATTTAGGAACTGGTTGTGGGAAGACTCACATTGCTGTGATGGTTATATATGAGCTTGGACCTTTGATTCTCAGCCCTAGGAAGAGTGTTTGTATCTTTCTTGCTCCCACTGTGGCTTTGGTTGAACAG CAAGCGTTAGTCATAGCAAAGTCTATCAACTTCAAAGTTGCAACACATTGTGGTGGCAATCGGACTGTGACTACCCATTCTGACTGGGAGAGAGAGGTTTCAGAGAATGAG GTTCTCGTTATGACCCCACAAATACTTCTGCATAACTTACAGCACTGTTTCATCAGGATGGAGTGGATTTCCCTTCTAATATTGGATGAGTGTCACCATGCTCAAGAACAAAGCAACCATCCTTATGCACAAATCTTGAAG GTTTTCTATAAAACAGAAGGTGTAAAAGGACCTCGTATATTTGGAATGACTGCATCTCCAGTGGTTGGCAAAG GGTCTTTTCAATCAGAGAATTTATCGAAAAGCATAAATAGCCTTGAAAATTTGCTCAATGCCAAG GTTTACTCAGTGGAAAGCAATGTCCAGCTGGATGGTTTTGTTTCATCTCCTATAGTCAAAGTATATTATTATCAGACAGCTGGGACTGAAGCATCTCAATCGaccaacatatatgaaaacatgcTGGAGGACATCAAACAGCGG TGTTTGACATCACTTAAGCAGCAGATTGATAACCATCAAACACAGGTCCtcttaaatatgaaaaagctTCTGAAAAGAACTCATGATAATCTCATATATAGTCTGGTGAATCTTGGCCTTTGGGGAGCAATACAG GCTGCTAGAATCCAACTGAACACTGACCGCAATGTACATCAAGAGCCTTTGGAAGAGAATAATAAGTCAAAGATATGTATTACATATCTCTCTCTGGCTGCCGAAGTCCTTTCTTCTAAAGTTGCTAAAG ATGAGAATGCATCTGAACTTATCAGCTTACCAGCGTTGAAGGAACCATTTTTCTCAAGAAAGCTATTACAACTGATTAAAATCCTTTCGGCATTCAG GATAGAGCCACACATGAAGTGTATAATATTTGTCAATCGGATTGTGACTGCGAGGACGCTGTCATGCATACTAAATAGTTTGAAACTTCTAGAGTCTTGGAAGTCTGATTTCCTTGTTGGACTTAGTTCTGGAGTGAAGAGCATGTCAAGAAAGAGTATGAAGACAATTCTTGAACGGTTCCAATCCAAAGAG CTCAATCTACTGGTTGCCACTAAAGTTGGCGAAGAAGGTCTTGATATTCAGACATGCTGTCTTGTGATCCGTTTTGATTTGCCGGAGACTGTTACCAGCTTCATACAGTCCAGAGGCCGTGCTCGAATGCCCAAGTCTGAATACGCGTTTCTAGTGGACAG GGGAAGCGAGAAAGAGATGGATctgattgaaaattttaaagtaaatgAAGATCGAATGAACCTGGAAATTACTTCCAGAACGTCAGAGGAAACTTGTCCTAGACTTGATGATGAGGTATACAGAGTTCATGAGACAGGAGCTTGTATCAGTGGTGGAAGTAGCATCTCCCTTCTCTATAAGTATTGTTCTAGGCTTCCACATGATGA ATTTTTTCAGCCCAAGCCGGAGTTTCAATTCAAACCTGTTGACGAGTTTGGTGGAACGATCTGTCGCATAACTTTACCTGCTAATGCTCCTATAAGTGAGATCGTCAGTTCACTACTACCTTCGATTGAAGCTGCTAAAAAGAATGCTTGTCTAAAGGCTGTCTATAAGTTGCACAGCTTAGGTGTACTTAACAATTTTCTGTTGCCGGATTCaaatgaagaaactgaggaCGAGTTGTCAGATGAAGAATTTGACTTTGATAAAGTTGAAG GTGAAGCCTGTTCACGAGGTGAACTGTATGAGATGATTGTTCCTGACTTGTTTAAACAAAAGTGGGATCCATCAAAGAGTTGTGTCAATCTTCAATCTTACTACATAAGGTTTGTGCCTCATCCCGCCGATAGGATCTACAAGAAGTTTGGTCTCTTCATGAAGTCACCTCTTCCCATTGAGGCTGAGACTATGGATTTTGATCTTCACCTTGCTCATCAAAGATCTGTAAGTGTGAAGATTTTTCCAAAAGGAGACGCCAATTTCGACAATGATGAG ATAAGGCTAGCGGAGCGTTTCCAGGAGGTTGCcctgaaaattatttttgaacgGCGGGAGCTAATTACGGAATTTGTTCCCTTGGGGCTGCAAGACTCTTTTAGAACTAGCAAATCTACCTTCTACCTTCTTCTTCCAATTAATCTGGATGCTTCAGAAAGTGTTTTATTTGTTGATTGGGCGACTATTAGAAGCTGCTTGTCGTCCCCAATCTTCAAGGCTCCGTCTGGCTTAGTAGAAGATATGGATCCTCCTGTGGGATCTCATTTAAAGCTTGCAAATGGCTGCTGGAGTATTGATGATGTGAAGAACAGTGTGGTTTTCGCAACCCACAAAAAGCAATTTTATTTTGTCTCGGATATCTGCCATGGAAGAAATGGATTCAGTGCTATTAGAAAATCAATCACCGAAACCCATCTGGAAAGCATATATAATTC GTATGGCGTGAAACTCAAGCATCCTTTACAGCCACTCTTGCGTTTGAAACCGCTTTGTTATGTTCGGAACTTGCTTCACAACCGAAAGCGGGAGAATTTGG AACCAAATGAACTTGAGGAATATTTCATAGAAATTCCTCCAGAGCTTTCTCAGTTAAAGATAAAAGGATTATCTAAAGACATTGGAAGTTCGTTATCCTTGCTACCATCAGTCATGCACCGTATGGAGAATTTACTCGTGGCTATCGAACTGAAACACATGCTGTCTGCCTCTATCCCTGAGATAGCTGAAGTTTCTGGTCACAGA GTACTCGAGGCGCTCACAACAGAGAAATGTCAGGAGCGCTTTTCTCTTGAAAGGCTTGAGGTGCTTGGGGATGCATTCCTCAAGTTTGCTGTTAGCCGACACCTGTTTCTACACCATGATAGGCTTGATGAAGGAGAGTTGACTCGGAGACGCTCAAATGCTGTGAACAATTCCAACCTGTTTAGGCTTGCAACCAGGAGAAATTTGCAG GTTTACATCCGTGATCAAGCATTCGATCCTACACAGTTCTTTGCATTGGGCCATCCATGCAGAGTAACGTGTGACGAGGTAGCAATGAAAGAGGTTCATTCCTTGGATAAGGTTCCTGGGCTTTTGGAATCAAGTACTGGTGAAATCAGATGTAGCAAAGGCCATCACTGGTTGCACAAGAAAACAATTGCTGATGTGGTTGAGGCTCTTGTCGGAGCATTCTTAGTTGACAGTGGCTTCAAGGGGGCCATTGAATTTCTTAAATGGATTGGCATAAATGTTGATTTTGAGTCATTGCAAGTAAGAGATGCTTGTGTTGCAAGCAAGCGGTACATGCCACTGACTACTTGCTTTGATTTGGCGGCCCTTGAAAGCCTGCTTGGATATAAGTTTCTCCACAAAGGTCTACTTTTACAAGCCTTCATCCATCCATCTTACAACAGGCATGGAGGAGGCTGCTACCAG AGATTGGAGTTTCTTGGGGATGCTGTTCTGGACTACTTGATGACATCCTATTTTTTCTCAGTCTTTCCGAAACTGAAACCTGGTCAACTGACCGATCTAAGATCGCTCTCAGTAAATAATAAGGCGCTTGCAAATGTTGCTGTCAGTTTTTCACTACAGAGGTTTCTATTTTGCGATTCTACATATCTCCATGATGCTATAAAGGATTATACCAACTTCGTGACAGCATCACCATTGGCCAGCGGACCATCTGAAGGTCCAAAATGCCCAAAG GTTCTTGGTGACTTGATAGAATCCTTTTTGGGGGCTCTTTTCCTCGACTGTGGGTTCGACTTGAATCATGTCTGGAGAATAATGCTATCTTTTTTAGATCCAGTGAAAAACTTGTCTAACCTGCAGCTTAGTCCTGTGAAAGAACTGCTTGAATATTGCCAGTCTTACAAGTGGGATCAGGAGATATCAGCGACAAAGAAGGATGGTGCTTTCTCTGTTGAATTAAAAGTGACCAAGAAAAGTTCTTGCCTTACAGCTTCTGCAACTGGTCGGAACAAAAAAGAGAGTACCAAAAAGGCTGCTCAGCTGATGCTTACGAACCTGAAG GCTCATGGGCATATAAAAACCTCCAATCCGTTGGAGGATGTTCTGAAGAATAGCATCCGAAATGAAGCTAAATTGATTGGCTACGATGAAGAGCCTATAGATGTTGTGGATCGTGATGGGCTGGACGTTGAAAACCTAAATATCCAAGATTCTTTTGAGGAGGATCCTGTCACTGAAAGCAAGACTAGTGAAACAAGCAGCTCATACATCATCAGACGAGTTCTCACCAATGCACCACCATCTGAAAAAGAAGAAAGCCTTCCTCAAAAGACCATCAAAGACGCAG GTGGGTCGATcatcaaaactgcaaaatctcTCTTGCGCGAAACATGTGTTGCCAACTGTTGGAAGACACCAGAGTTCGTATGTTGTGAGGAAGGGCCAGCCCACCTGAAAAC GTTCAGCTATAAGGTAATCCTGGAGGTTGTAGATGCCCCCAATATGACACTGGAGTGTTATGGTGAAGCTAAACCAACTAAGAAAAGTGCATCAGAACAGGCTGCTCAAGCTGCTTTATGGTGTCTCGAGCATACTGGATTCCTTCGCCGATGA
- the LOC103846199 gene encoding U-box domain-containing protein 51 has product MISNLRESMERNELREGPIAIAVDKDKTSCQALKWAVEQYIPRDRTIKLVHVVQRSTTNPNGHSTDDELSGKQQNDKGSRQFLPMRCLCMRRNIQSEVVMLEDQDVAKALIEYINQNFISTFLLGASLKKSITRLFKVDDIPSNVMRWAPEFCTVLVISKGRLSSVRPATRHLPQGLPSPSSGTAPLSPLSNTDEAPSEMSLSREDDVFFEEFSSLGTDSSTVNISDRISTDSSVLSFYDKLGTPNMLEIPRFTGLEDDKSNLSIYLNSPDIKLMDEAEAEKRRLKKELKETMNMYHAACREALMAKEKVAELEIWKKKAGKRLQMAEETAKMAIMKMEKRELEVKPRVEAEMKVRGSNDRKVVLDSPGESHMVVKYESLLQIVVVLFLFYFYFTLRQSSFL; this is encoded by the exons ATGATCTCGAATTTGAGAGAAAGTATGGAGAGAAACGAATTAAGAGAAGGCCCTATAGCTATTGCAGTGGACAAAGATAAAACAAGCTGTCAAGCTCTTAAATGGGCAGTGGAACAATATATACCACGAGACAGAACAATAAAACTTGTTCATGTCGTCCAAAGATCTACAACGAATCCAAATGGACATTCTACAGATGATGAATTGTCTGGCAAGCAACAGAATGATAAAGGAAGTCGTCAGTTTCTTCCAATGCGTTGTCTTTGCATGAGACGGAAT ATACAAAGCGAAGTAGTTATGCTTGAAGATCAAGACGTAGCGAAAGCGTTGATTGAATATATTAACCAGAACTTTATTTCTACATTCTTGCTAGGTGCCTCGTTGAAGAAGAGTATTACAAG GCTTTTTAAAGTAGATGACATACCAAGTAATGTGATGAGATGGGCTCCAGAGTTCTGCACTGTCTTAGTCATATCAAAGGGAAGACTATCAAGTGTACGTCCAGCCACTAGGCATTTACCTCAAGGCTTGCCTTCTCCTTCTTCAGGGACTGCACCTTTGTCACCACTCAGCAACACTGATGAGGCTCCCTCTGAGAT GTCATTGTCAAGAGAAGACGATGTTTTCTTTGAGGAGTTCTCATCCCTTGGCACAGATTCTTCTACTGTGAACATTAGTGACAGGATCAGTACAGATAGTTCGGTTCTCTCCTTCTATGATAAACTTGGGACTCCAAACATGTTGGAGATTCCTAGATTCACAGGTCTGGAGGATGATAAATCCAATCTTTCGATATACCTTAACAGTCCTGATATAAAGCTGATGGATGAAGCCGAGGCTGAGAAGAGAAGGCTGAAGAAAGAGCTGAAGGAGACAATGAACATGTACCATGCAGCCTGCAGAGAAGCCCTCATGGCAAAGGAGAAAGTAGCAGAGTTAGAGATATGGAAAAAGAAAGCAGGGAAAAGGCTTCAAATGGCTGAGGAAACAGCAAAAATGGCCATCATGAAGATGGAGAAGAGAGAACTGGAGGTAAAGCCAAGAGTGGAGGCAGAGATGAAGGTTAGAGGGAGTAATGACAGAAAGGTGGTTCTGGATTCTCCTGGAGAGTCTCATATGGTGGTAAAATATGAGAGCTTGCTCCAAATTGTAGTTGTACTTTTCTTGTTCTATTTTTATTTCACACTCAGACAATCCTCTTTCTTGTGA